Proteins encoded by one window of Cyclobacteriaceae bacterium:
- a CDS encoding sensor histidine kinase — translation MEQQALSDFTILFIFVTSGMLILAGGIVFFVLFYKKRMLEARLREQNLEVMYQQKMMEAALESQESERKRVAADLHDGIGAMLSAVRMNLGTLARTESVSAETIQPVKTMLDETIESVRKISRDLLPSTLEKFGLNVALKEMCERFQSLTDAGITYAEQGEAVPMEKSREIFVFRIVQELINNALKHANASAISVQVSWGTQLTIVVTDNGKGFSADEQPKGLGLFNMQNRARVLHGTFIIESNTSSGTKATLTVPLA, via the coding sequence GTGGAACAACAGGCACTTTCCGATTTCACTATCCTTTTCATATTCGTCACATCCGGCATGCTCATCCTGGCGGGAGGCATCGTTTTTTTTGTGCTCTTTTATAAAAAGCGCATGCTCGAAGCACGCCTGCGTGAGCAAAACCTGGAAGTGATGTACCAGCAAAAAATGATGGAGGCGGCCCTCGAGTCGCAGGAGAGTGAGCGCAAGCGCGTGGCAGCCGACCTGCACGATGGCATTGGCGCCATGCTCTCGGCTGTGCGTATGAATTTGGGTACGTTGGCCCGCACCGAATCGGTGAGTGCAGAGACCATTCAACCGGTAAAAACCATGCTGGATGAAACCATCGAGTCGGTTCGTAAAATCAGTCGCGACTTATTACCCTCAACCCTGGAAAAATTCGGACTTAATGTTGCCTTGAAAGAAATGTGTGAGCGCTTTCAAAGTTTAACGGATGCCGGCATCACCTATGCTGAGCAAGGAGAGGCTGTTCCGATGGAGAAATCGCGTGAAATTTTTGTGTTTCGAATTGTTCAGGAGTTAATCAACAATGCGCTGAAGCACGCCAACGCAAGTGCCATTTCTGTACAGGTAAGCTGGGGTACTCAGCTTACCATTGTTGTAACCGATAATGGTAAAGGTTTTTCAGCTGATGAACAACCCAAAGGCCTTGGTTTGTTCAACATGCAAAACCGGGCGCGTGTTTTACACGGCACGTTTATTATAGAATCCAATACATCTTCCGGTACAAAAGCAACCCTAACCGTTCCATTAGCATGA
- a CDS encoding response regulator transcription factor gives MNKKITRDINVYIADDHTLFRKAMVNLLRTFSRVNEVKDAENGKELLELVKKEPPQVVVVDLQMPIMDGVEASEILVRKFPDVKVIMLTMHDSEKYILHMVELGVHAFLLKNTEPEELERAIYTVHDKDFYHNDLVANVLRKSIREQLEARRPEFSRISLTDREKEILHLICKEMTIREIGLHLNISENTVRNHRVNLMEKIGTDNAIGLVRFAYESGLLT, from the coding sequence ATGAACAAAAAAATTACCCGCGATATAAACGTTTACATTGCTGATGATCATACGCTTTTTCGCAAAGCGATGGTGAACCTGCTGCGTACGTTTAGCCGAGTGAATGAAGTAAAAGATGCAGAGAACGGAAAAGAATTGCTGGAACTGGTGAAGAAAGAGCCACCACAAGTGGTGGTTGTAGATTTACAGATGCCCATCATGGATGGAGTAGAAGCAAGCGAAATTCTGGTGAGAAAATTCCCGGATGTAAAAGTGATTATGCTCACCATGCACGACAGCGAAAAATATATTCTGCACATGGTGGAGTTGGGTGTACATGCGTTTTTGTTAAAGAACACCGAACCTGAAGAATTGGAGCGTGCCATCTATACCGTACACGATAAGGATTTTTACCACAACGACCTGGTGGCAAATGTGCTGCGCAAAAGTATACGTGAACAATTGGAAGCCAGACGGCCAGAGTTTTCGCGAATCAGCCTTACCGATCGGGAGAAGGAAATACTGCACCTGATTTGTAAGGAAATGACCATTCGGGAAATAGGGCTTCACCTGAACATCAGTGAAAATACGGTACGCAACCATCGGGTTAACCTGATGGAGAAAATTGGCACCGACAACGCCATTGGCCTGGTGCGTTTTGCGTATGAGTCTGGCTTGTTGACGTAA
- a CDS encoding response regulator: MKVLVVHRQKEVVDQVRLALSSTEPYIRFFQSGLDGLLQAKVQEFDLIVCGTDLPVITGFELVRSLRNSSVNANTAVVFLADEPDVRTEHLTKSLKAAGTLAMRDMPEQLPVIVGEHFPH; encoded by the coding sequence ATGAAAGTCCTTGTGGTTCACCGGCAAAAAGAAGTTGTCGACCAGGTGCGTCTGGCACTGAGCAGCACAGAACCGTACATCCGGTTTTTTCAATCCGGACTTGACGGTTTGTTGCAGGCAAAGGTGCAGGAGTTTGACCTGATCGTATGCGGCACCGATTTGCCGGTGATCACCGGGTTTGAATTGGTGCGCTCACTGCGCAACAGTTCGGTTAATGCCAATACCGCGGTAGTGTTTCTGGCCGATGAACCAGATGTTCGGACTGAACATTTGACCAAATCATTAAAAGCTGCCGGCACATTGGCCATGCGCGACATGCCTGAACAACTGCCGGTAATAGTAGGAGAACATTTTCCGCATTGA
- a CDS encoding RidA family protein, translating to MKQVILINCLLLIMILTSSAQKIEKEYINPGPGYTQVVTATANGVKTIYVSGQVGEGKSLEEQTRSALLNVKKQLEQAGASFADVVKMNWYIVKYEEKDLDVFRGVRKEIMGETNMPASTLVGVYSLFRKEYLIEIEAIAILKE from the coding sequence ATGAAACAAGTCATCTTAATTAACTGTCTGCTCCTCATCATGATACTCACGAGCAGTGCACAAAAAATCGAAAAGGAATACATCAACCCAGGCCCTGGCTATACCCAGGTTGTTACCGCAACAGCCAACGGAGTAAAAACCATTTATGTTTCCGGCCAGGTGGGCGAAGGCAAGAGCCTGGAGGAGCAAACACGCTCGGCCTTGTTGAATGTGAAGAAGCAACTGGAGCAGGCCGGTGCATCTTTTGCCGATGTGGTGAAGATGAACTGGTACATTGTGAAGTATGAAGAAAAGGACTTAGATGTATTTCGTGGTGTGCGTAAGGAAATTATGGGCGAAACAAATATGCCGGCCAGTACCTTGGTTGGGGTTTACTCATTATTCAGAAAGGAATATTTGATTGAGATAGAAGCAATAGCTATTCTTAAAGAATAA